The sequence CTCGATCACCGACGAGATGAAGTGCTCGGCGACGTCGGCCTCCGTCTCCCCGAGGGCGTCCTGGCCGACCCTGGCGACGATCTTCTCGTTGACGTCGGTAAAATTTTCGACGTGGCGAACGTCATAGCCCAGGTGCTCCAGCCAGCGATGCATGACGTCCACGTGGACCCACGACCGCGCGTGGCCGAGGTGGGCGTCGTCGGAGACCGTGAGCCCGCAGAAGTAAAGAAGCACAGAGTCCGGATCCTGGGGCTCGAACGGTTCGCGCTCACCCGTCAGGGTGTTCGTCACGGTCAGCGTCATTGACGATACATACGCGAGCCTCCGGTTTATAACATCCTGAAAGACACGGACGGCAATCTTAGCTGTAACCGGTGGCGGCGTCCTCGACGGTCGCCAGAGCCGTGCTCGCGTCCCTCCGGTCCACGATGACCACCACCGATTCGTCCGCCAGACCCAGCGCTTCGAGCGAAATCTCGGCGCCGGCCAACCGGTTGGCGACCGTCGCGAGAAACCGCCCATCGACGTCACCAGTAGCCAGGATCGCGGTCAGCGGGCCGGAACACTCCCCATACGACGTTCCCGCGACGGCGAGAAACGATCCCTCGCTCCGTCCGATACCGCTCTGCATCGTGACACGCACCTCCCCATCGCGGGACGCGATCTGCGGGAGCTCGTCGGCGTAGCGGCGAAGCGCCGTGGCGACCGCCTCGGTGCCGCCCTCGACATCGAGAAACCGTGCAGCCGCCGAGTAGTTGACGATGCCGGCCCGCAATCCATCCCGCACGAACGGATGGGCGTCCACTGCCTCGCGCGTCGCCGCTGCCAGCGATGACATACCCGCACTTCGCGGGGTAACCGGAAAAGCCAATCGAGACCTCAAGAGGAAACGAGCAGGTAAAGCGACGCGCCGACGGCCCCGACGATGACGAGGAGCCCGGTCAGCACCGCCGCAACGTCCTCGACGAGGAATGCCAGGGCGACGGCGGCGACGAGGCCGATGGCAACGAACGTTCCACCGACGACGTACGTGTCGATATCCGTCGGTTCGGGGTCGGTATCCGGTTGAATCGTCCCGAGTTCGTCGTCGACTTCGACGCCGCCGCTCCCCGCGGCAACGGTGACCTCGACGACCTCCCGTTCCGCGCCATATCCGGTGGAGAGTTCGAGCCTCCCAGCGACCTCGTAGATGGATTCCACCGCCACCGGTATCGTCTCGGTTTCTCCAGCTTCGACGTACCAGTTCGTTTCCGCGATATCCGTCGCGGTGGCCAGCGTGTCATCGACGTGGACGTGGACGTGTGTGGATGGGCCGTGATTGTCGAGGACGAGGTCGAACGGTCCATCGACGTCGATGGATGGTGCCTCCGGTTCCACGCTTCTGGGTTCGTCCCTGTTCACGTGGACGCGAAGGGTTTGGGCCATACGTAGTCCTTCGATCAGTCGGGGCAAAAAGGTTCAGGCCGATGCGTCCTCCCGCATGTCCGGCGGGAGAAGGTTCGGGATGCCGTCCTCGATCGGGTAGACCTCGCCGCATTCCGTGCATGTGAGCGTCCCCTCGATGATGTCCCCGTCGTCTTCGTCAGTGATCGATAACTCGAGGGTCTGTTTGTCGAGCGGGCAGCAAATGATGTCCATGAGGTCTTCTTTCACGTGGTGGTCACCTATTCCACATCTCGTGACCGGTGCCAAAAAAGCTGCTGGGTCGTCCGGGTCGCGCCGACCGGAGACCCAGGCACCTGAAACGGTAGGCGAACGGATCGGGGGAACGGTAGGTGAACGGATCGGGGGAACGGTAGGTGAACGGATCGGGGGAACGGTAGGTGAACGGATCGGGGGAACGGTAGGCGAACGGATCGGGGCGGAGCGTTAGGCGAACGGATCGGTCCGGACGATGGAGTCTGCCCGGTCCGGACCGACGCTGATCGCGTACGCGGGAACGCCGAGTTCGGTTTCCACGTACTCGACGTATTCCCGTGCGGCCTCGGGCAGTGCGTCGTAGCCCTCGTTCGCGACGTCCCGCCAGTCGACCTCCGGCCAGCCGTCGAAGGTCCGATAGATCGGCTCGCAGTCGCCCCAACGTTCCGTCGTCGCCGGCATCGTCTCGATGGTTTCCCCGTCGAGTTCGTAGGCGTGGCCGACGCGTAGCTCGTCCAGACCCGCAAGTACGTCGAGGTGGTTGATCGCGATAGCGGTGAACCCGCTCGCACGGGCCGCGTGACGGAGCATCGGCATGTCGAGCCACCCGACGCGACGTGGCCGACCGGTGACGGTGCCGTACTCGCCACCCTCGTCTCGGATGTACTCGGCGAGATCGCCGTCGAGTTCCGTCGGAAGCGGGCCGGTCCCGACTCGAGAGAGATACGCCTTGATGATGCCGATGACTTCGCCCCGGCCCACCTCGGTCACGCCCAGTCCCGTACCGGTGGCCGCGTAGCCAGCGGTGGGATTCGAGGACGTCACGTAGGGATAGATGCCGTGATCGATGTCGAGTGAGGTACCCTGTGCCCCCTCGAGCATCACATTGGCACCGGCGTGCTCCTGTTGTGCGAGAAATTCACCCGCGTTGACGGCCATGTCCTCCGCACGGATGCGCTCGCCGAACGCCCGGAACTCCTCGAACAGCGCCTCGACGTCGAATTCCTCGCCCGCAGACTTGCCGTAGACGTCTTCGTAGATCGCTCGCTTCTGCGGGACGACGTACTCAAGGCGATCCCGAAGGACCGCCGGATCCAGAAGGTCGCCAACGCGGATGCCGCGCCGACCGACCTTGTCCTCGTAGGTGGGACCGATGCCCCGCCCCGTCGTCCCCGCCTCGAGGTCGGAGTCGCTTTTCGCCTCCTCCTCGATGCCGTCGAGTACGCGGTGGTACGGCATGATGACGTGTGCCCGACGGGCAATCCGCACGTCCGGATCCAGGCCGCGCTCGTTCAGCGCATCGATCTCGTCGAAGAGCGTTCGGGGGTTGACGACGACCCCATTCCCCAGCACACCGGTCTTCCCGCGGACGGCGCCGCTCGGAACGAGCGAGAGCTTGTACTCGTCACCGTCCTCGACGACCGTGTGTCCGGCATTGTCGCCTCCCTGATATCGGGCGACGACGTCGGCGGCGTCGCCGTAGAGGTCAACGATGCCACCCTTGCCCTCGTCGCCCAGCTGCGCACCCACGATGGTGACGGTCATGGCTGGGAGTTTCCCCGCACGGGCTAAACCGATTACGATAGTCCACCGCGCGCGGTCGCGCGGCAGTCCGCGTCCGTACCATCACTATATTGATGTGGCCCACAGGAGTGTGATGATGCACGCCACAAAGATTATGTCAGTGGTCACCGTATCACTTCATCTATTCGTTCGGACATGGGGAATCGAGGATAACCTTTAAAGCCTCCAATGACGAGTTAACAAATGCCATGATAGATAGGCTAGAGAAGGAAGTGGATATGTTGGAACGACATTTGCAGGTCCTGAAGATGGTCATCGAGAGCGAACCCATCGGAATCGTGAAGATGTCGAACGAGACTGGCTATCCACATCACAAGGTCCGCTACTCACTGCGCGTTCTCGAGGAGGAAAACCTCATCGAACCGTCGAGCCAGGGCGCAATTACGACCGAGCGCACCTCCGAGTTCGTCGACGAACTTGGCGGCAAACTCGACGACATCATGGGAAAACTCGAGGAAATGAAAATCGATTCAATGCCCAGCGACGTCGACTGATTACAGTTCTGGAACGGTCACGTGAAACGCGTCTCCGCGATCCTCGACGAGACAGAGGTGGAATCCCCGTTTCCGAGAGACTTTCACGTAGCTCTCCCTGTCGGTGCGACCGAAGAAGCCGCCGCCACTGGCCGCGTCCTGGGCACGTTCTAGCGCGCCAGGTTCGAAGTAACTCGCGGTCACGTAGAACGCCCCGGCGAGTGATTCGATCTCCTCCCCGAGGACGGTCGCCCCCTCCACGAGGTCGTCCATCGACTCCCGCACGACCGGGTCCCGTGAATCGTTGATGGCTGCGACGACCAGCGGCTCGCCCATCCGGTCGCGGACGACCACGTCGAAGGAGTGCGAGACAGTCTCCCCCGATTCGGCCTCCACGTCGACCGTCCCGTCGAACTCGATCCGGTCGAAGGCCGAAATGGCGTCGTAGACGTCCTGAAGACCCGACGTGGCCCCGGAATCGATCAGTTCGTATGGCAACTCCCTGCCCAGCCAGTCGACGAACCGATAGGGGCTCGACTCCGCGAGGAACTCCTCGACGGAGCGTCCGTTCACAGTGACTCCCTCCTCGTCGAACTCCGTGTGATGGTCGAGTCGGAGGTTGTCGTTGACCGCCTCGGGATCGACCGACGAATTTCCGAGGGCATCGAGCGTCGCTTCGCCCTTCGAATAGTATCTCACGAAGAGGTTCGTACCGGTCAACGCGTCTGCGGGTGTGATGTCGGTCTCGGTCGACTGGCCGCCCGCTGACGATTCTGGTCCCGCTGTTTCGAGTTTCGATTCGAGTGTCTCGATACGCTCCTCGAGGGTGGAGCGTTCCTCGCGCAGGTCCCCGACTGTCGCCTCGAGGTCCTCGCGCGCCGATTCCACGGCGTCAAGTTCTGACTCGAGTGCTTCGATTCGACTGTCGCGTTCTTCGACGGCCGATTTGAGCTTCGTGAGCTGTTTCGACCCGGATCCCCCTATCGCACTCGTATTCGACGGCGAGGGTTGGGCTCGGTCATTCGCCCGCGATCGATCTCGCTGGCTCGTCGAACCGCCCCCGGTGGTGGTTGTCCCCCCGGATTCCTGGCCGGCACTCTCGTCGGGGTCGAGTGCGGGTATCGAGTTCGTCTCGCGCCATTCTGCCTCCTCTCTAAAGAGGTTTTCATCGGTCCCGTCATCGCGCTCCGAGCGATCTTTCGCGGCCCACTCCCGAACGGCGCGTTCGTGATCCGATAGGGGGCCGTCCGCCGGTGACCGATCGTCCTCGGTTGGAGAATCGGTGGCTGTCGTCGCTTCCCGCTCGGTCTCGTTCTCGGTCGAGGAATCGGGTGGTGTCGTCCCCTGCCGATCGGTTTCGGCCTCCGGCTGGGCGGGTTCGTTCACCGAATCCGAGGGGGCAATGTCCTCGTTCTCGTCGGAAACCGACCCGGCCTCGACCGATTCCTGGGGCGATGGGCGCGATTCCGCCTGCCCGTCGGAACTGTCCACCTCGCCCTCTGCCTCCTCGACGGTTGTTGGTGCCTGCGTCGATTGTGCCGTCCGATTCTCCTGGGCAGGTGTGCTGGCGTCAGCGTCGGCGGATTCGTCGCCTGACGCCGTCGGTTCCGACGCGGTCGATGCGCCGGTGTCAGTCTGGGCGCCGGTGTCAGTCTGGGCGCCGGTGTCAGTCTTTGCGCCAGTATCAGTCTGTGCGCCGGTGTCAGTAGGGGTATCGATGTCAGTAGAGACGCCGGTGTCAGTCGATGCCATAGTGTCAGCCGATGCCACAGAGTCAGCCGAGGCGTCGTCCGGGGACGATGGTTCCTCGGGCCGGTCCGGGAGTTCCGTGATGTCCAGGGAAACCGTCCGGACCTCGAAGACGCCGACCTCGTCGTTTGCCTTCTCGAAGGCCTCTTCGCCCGTCACCAGCCGTTCGCTCTGGCCGATGAACGCCGTACTCATCGACTTGCCGCCGTAATAGGAGACGTAATAGTCCCCGCTGAGAACGTTCTCCGAGAGTTCGAGATAGCCGACGAAGTTCGCGTCGCGAAGCGTCTGGTCCACCTCCGCGATCGGCGTGTCGTTGGTGAAGTATTTCGCCTTTGTCTCTCCGCCTCGCTCCTGCATCGAAAACAACAGCGGAAGCGAGGGGTCCGGCGCCGAGTAGACGGTGCCGGTCGCGTCCCGGAGATCATCGATTTCGCCCTGGAAGACGCCGACGACCCGGCCGTTCAGGAAGAACACCCAGGTGTCATCCGCGACGACCGTTCCCGAGAAGTTATCGTCCGCGAGCTCGTGCAGTTCCCGGACACCGCCGGAGAACGGTCGAGCGTCCCAGGACTCGACCTGCTCGACCGTGCGTGATTGCATACGCGTCCGAACGGCAGTTGAGGGTAAAAGACTTTCCTGGCGACGTCTGACGGATGGCGGTCGAACGGATGGTGGATGGACCGGCAGTGGTCGAACGGATGGTAGATGGACCGGCAGTGGTCGAACGGATGGTAGATGGACCGGCAGTGGTCGAACGTACTGCAGTCTGACGGATAGTGGTGAACGGATTGCGGTCGAGCGAAAGGCAGTCGGACGGCGCTCCAGGGTCGGCCACGACCGAGACTCCTCGTCCCGGTTACAATTTCTGCGACGCGTCGTCCGCGAGTTCCGCCATCCGCTTGCTAATGCGCCCGGCACTCGAGAATTCGTCTTCGCTCATGGCGGCGGCGATGGCGTTGCCGAGCACGAATACGGCGTGTTTGTGCTCACTTTTCGATTTATGGACGTGCGAGGGATCCACGTCCAGCTCTTCGTACGGCGAGAAGGCCGACTCCGAAATGTGGTCGAACTCGAGGAACTGGTCTTTGATGTTGACCATCTCCTCGTGCAACTCGAGGAGCTCGTCCTTGTGCATGTCGTGTGGTGTTAGGTAGTTGGCGGGTTTAAGTGTTATCCGCTATTCTCTCGCATGCGCCCGCAAAACGCGATCTGCGATTCGGTTCGATCTGCGATTCGGTTTCGCGAATATGCTCGCTCGCGCGCCGGCCCACGCGCCGATCATCCGACCGACCCCGGGTCAGAAGACGTACTCGTCGTCGTGGCCCATCATACCCTCGTCTTCGAGGGAGTCGCCCTCGTCGACGGGACCGCTCGTTTTGTACGCGCGGATCCCGGCGGAGAGCAACTGTTCGATGGCCTCCTCCTGGCTAACGAACTCTCCTTGTTCAACGAACTGGGCGATCTGCATCTCGATGTGGTCGGGGATGTTGACTTCCACCGTGGGCATTTAACGGTCTCGGGTTTGCCCCCTCCCTTCATAAGCTTGACGGGACGGAATATAATAAACGAGAGTGATTCAGTTGCCGAGCAGAGAACAGTTGGTGGAAATGAGGAACGGTTCTGGACCCCTCTGTGTCCTAATCCCCCATAAATCGTCACGCCGCTGAAATCCGCCGCGGAGGGTGTTGACCGTCACGCCTCTGACATTCGGCGGCGAGGGTGTGGGCTGTGCCGTCCAGTTCCTCGAAACCGCGCCGCGAGTGCCGAAAGCTGTGTAGGTATTTGTCAACTGTCACTCCGTTCCGAAGACCGATACAGTTAGCGTAAAGGGACGGCTCCCGTACCGATGTATCAATGGCTTCGCGCGACGGGCAGGATAGAGTGCAGACGGCGGGCCGACTCGTCAGTCGGTCAGTGTCCATTCCCCCGACGGCACTCCGCGACGTCCTTCGACTGGACCGGCCGATTCACGCCGCCGTTACCGCGCCGGACGGGCCCACGGTCGTCGCCAGCGGTTCGGCGGCGACGGCGACGGCCGAAGGGGCAGATCGATTCGCGGGCATTCGCGACACCGCAACGACGGTCTACGAAACGGTCGACGACGACAGCGTTCCGGACGGCGCTCGACCCCGGTTCGTCGGCGGTTTCGCGTTCCACGACCGGCACGAACGGGCCCACCCCTGGGACGATTTTCCCGGGGCGTGGTTCGCGCTTCCGTCCGTGCAGATCGTCCTGGGCGAGGACGGCGGCTGGATTACGGCCACCGGAAACCGGGACGAGCGATCCCCCTCCGAGATAGTGGCGACTGCCGAATCTGTGCGGGACGGACTCGTGTCCGGCGGACCGGCCGAGGAGACGCCCGGCGTCTCGTCGGTCGTGCGAGAGACGACTCTCGAAGAGTGGACCGAACAGCTCGAGGGTGCCCTGTCACGCATCGACGCGGGCGACATCGAAAAGGTGGCGCTCGCACAGACCCTCCGTGCGAATCTCGAGGCCCAGTTCCCGCTCGCGAGCGTGATCGAACGACTCGGCGAGACGTATCCCGATTGTTTTCTCTTTGCCCTCCGACCGGGGGCGGGATACACCGAACCCACCCACAGTGGCGAGCAAGCGCCCCCAGTGCCGACGTTCTTCGGGGCATCGCCGGAACGGCTCGTGACCAAGGCCGGCGACACCGTTCGCACCGGCGCGCTCGCGAGCACCGTGGGCCGTGGCGATACCGAGACCGAGGACGACCGCCTGGCGGATCGGCTGCGGACCGATGAGAAGTTCCAGCGGGAACATCGCGTGGTCGTGGAGAGCATCCGAGAGCAGTTGACACCGGTCGCCAGGAACGTCCAGACCGGGAGCCGCACCGTGCGACGGCTGGATTCCGTCCAGCACCTCTACACGCCCATCGAGGCGACCGCGACCGCGGACCACGTTCTGGCGGTGGTGACGGCCCTCCACCCGACGCCGGCCGTCGGCGGACTGCCGCCGGACGTCGCACTCGAGACGATCAGGAATACGGAGACGTTCGATCGCGGCTGGTACGCCGCCCCAGTCGGGTGGTTCGACGAGGAGGGTGACGGAACGTTCGCGGTCGGGATCCGGTCGGCGGTCGGCGAGGACCGGGAGGCGACGCTGTTCGCCGGGAACGGCATCGTCGCCGACTCGGACCCGGTCGCCGAGTGGGAAGAGGTACAGCTCAAGTACGAGCCGATCCTGGACGCACTCAGATGACGGCTCCCAATCGGAACACACTCTGGGCACGCGCTATCCTCGACGAGATCGTGAAGGCGGGTGTCGACGCCGCCGTCGTCGCCCCGGGGAGTCGATCGACGCCGCTCACCGTCGCGGCCGCACGCGAGGATCGCCTCGCCGTGTACTCGCACCTCGACGAACGATCGGCGGCGTACTTCGCCCTCGGCCGCGCCAGGCGCACCGGATCGCCGACGGCGCTCGTCTGCACCTCCGGGACCGCCGCTGCGAACTTCCACCCGGCGGTCGTCGAAGCTTCACGCGCACGGGTGCCGATGATCCTTTTGACCGCCGACCGACCACCGGAACTCCGGGACAGCGGCGCAAACCAGACGATCGACCAGGTGGGACTCTACGGCAGCGCGGTCCGTGAGGACGCGGATCTCCCGGAACCCGAGCCCGACGCCCGAAAACTCCGCTCGCTCCGGACGACCGTGAGCCGTGCAGTCGCGACCGCGAGAGGTACGCCACCCGGACCGGTCCACCTGAACGTTCCCTTCAAGAAACCGCTCGAACCCGTCGAGGTACCGGGCGACGTCCCCGATTCGTTCGCCGACGAACACCCCCTTGCAGCGCGGGGGCGAGACGGCCCCTTCGTCCGACACAGCGTTGGAACGCCGACGCTCGGCGACGCGGCGATGGCCGCGATCCGCGAGGATATCGAGGGCGCCGAGCGAGGTCTCATCGTAGCGGGTCCCGACGACGCGTTCGGCGTCGGGACGTCCGCCACTGCGGCCCTGGCCGAGGCGACGGGATTTCCCGTCTTCGCCGACCCGCTGTCCGGCGTTCGGTTCGGTCCCCATCGTGATCGCGCGACCATCGTCGGTGCGTACGATGGGTTCCTCGATACACGCGTCTACCAGCAGTGGGCCGATCCGGACGTAGTCCTGCGATTCGGTGCCTCACCAACCTCGAAGGCTCTCAGGACCTACCTCGCAGCCGTGGGCGCCCGACAGTACCTCGTCGACCCGGCTGGCGAGTGGCGCGAGGCGACGTTCACCGCGTCCGATCTGGTCGCGGCCGATCCGACCCGGTTCGCCAGGACCCTGGGCGAGACCGTCTCGCGATCGGCAAACGCGGAGTGGCACGCCACCCTCGAGGAGGCGGCGGACCGGCACTGGTCGGCGGTCGAAGCAGGGATCGACGGCGACCTGGAGGGAGCATACCTCCACCGGGTCGTGGCGGGTGCGCCCGATCCGGCCACGATCGTCGTCGCCAACAGCATGCCGGTCCGCGACCTGGACCGCTTCGGCCGCCCCCGAGATGCGGCCCTGACCGTCCTCGGTAACCGCGGTGCGAGCGGCATCGACGGGACGACCAGTACGGCACTGGGGGCGGGAAGCGCGACCGACGATCCGCTCGTGTTAGTGACTGGCGACCTGACCTACTTCCACGACATGAACGGACTCCTCGCACTGGGTCGGTTCGGCGTCGACGCGACGATCGTCCTGATCGACAACGACGGCGGCGGCATCTTTCATACGCTCCCCATCGAGGACTTCGAGCCCCCGTTCACCGACCAGTTCAAAACGCCCCACGGCCTGGACCTATCGGCGAGCGAAGCCCTGTACGATCTCTCGTTCGTGGCGGTCGAAGACCTCTCGACCTTCGACGCGCGGTACCGGGAGTCGCTGTCGGCCGCCGGGACGCAGGTCATCGCCGTCGAGACCGACGCCGAACGCAGTCATCGGCGCCGCGAGTCCATCCAGCGCGACGTCGTCGACGCCCTCGTCTGAGCGGGACAAAAGGAACATATTTGGGGACGCCGGGACCCATGTGCACCAATGGTTTCTGAACTCTTCGACCCCGAACGCTGGGATGCGGTCGACGAGGTCGATTTCCGCGATATCACCTACCACCGGGCGACCGACGTCGGTGCGGTCCGGATCGCCTTCGACAGGCCGGCCGTCCGCAATGCCTTCCGACCCGGAACGGTCGACGAACTCCACACGGCCCTCGAACACGCGAAACGCCAGACGGACGTCGGAGCGGTCATCCTCACCGGCAACGGCCCGTCGCCGAAGGACGGGGGCTGGTCGTTTTGCTCCGGCGGCGACCAGACCGTGCGGGGCGACTCAGGCTACGAATACGGGGAGGGCGAGGACGGCTCGAAGACCGGACGCCTCCACATTCTGGAGGTCCAGCGACTCATTCGACACATCCCGAAGCCGGTCATCGCCGCCGTCCCGGGATGGGCGGTGGGCGGCGGTCACAGCCTCCACGTCGTGACCGACCTCACCATCGCGAGCGCGGACCACGCGAAATTCCTCCAGACCGATCCCGACGTGGCGAGTTTCGACGCGGGGTTCGGCTCGGCCTACCTCGCCAAGCAGATCGGCCAGAAGAAGGCCCGGGAGGTGTTTTTCCTCGGGAAGACCTACGACGCGGCGGAGGCGGCCGAGATGGGGATGGTCAACGAGGTGGTCGCCCACGAGGACCTGGAGGACGTGGCCCTCGAGTGGGCCGAAGAGATCACCCACAAGAGCCCGACGGCCATCCGCATGCTGAAGTACGCCTTCAACCTCACCGACGACGGTATGGTGGGTCAGCAGGTGTTCGCGGGCGAGGCGACGCGGCTCGCGTACATGACCGACGAGGCGAAGGAGGGCCGCGAGGCCTTCGTCGAGAACCGCGATCCGGAGTTCGAGGAGTTCCCCTGGCACTACTGATGAACGAGCAACCGAGCCGCACGAGGGCCTGGCTGATGGCTGCACGGCCCCACACGCTCCCGGCGGCCGCGTCACCGGTGATCGTGGGGATCGGTATGGCGTTCGCGGCGGACGTCTTCGCGCCGCTTCCAGCGCTCGCGGCACTCCTCGGGGCCGAACTGATTCAGATCGGGACCAACTTCGCGAACGACTACTTCGACGCGATCAAGGGCGCCGACACGGACGAACGGGACGGATTCACGCGGGTCACCCAGTCCGGACTCATTCCGCCCCAGCAGGTGAAACTGGCGACGATGGTCACCTACGGGCTCGCGTTCCTCATCGGCGTCTACCTGGTGGCCGTCGGCGGGGTCCCGATCGTGATAATCGGCCTCGCGAGCATCCTCGCGGGGATTACCTACACCGGCGGCCCGTATCCCTTCGGCTATCACGGGCTGGGCGATCTCTTCGTGTTCGTCTTCTTCGGCGTAGTCGCCGTCACCGGAACCTACTACGTTCAGGCCGCCTCGCTTCTGGCCGGCGCGTTTCCCCTCGGCATTCCGCCGGGGACCATCACCCGTGACGTTATCGTCGCCAGTCTGCCGATGGGAGCGCTCAACACGGCCATCCTCGTCATCAACAACGTGCGCGACATCGAAACCGATCGCGCCACGGGGAAGATCACGCTCGCCGTGCGCCTAGGCTACAACGGGAGCCGCCTGGAGTATCTCGGTCTCCTCGCGGTGACCTACCTCGCACCCCTCTATTTTCTCGCGAGTGGATACGGCGTCACCGCACTCCTTCCCCTGCTCACGCTCCCGTACGCGG is a genomic window of Halanaeroarchaeum sulfurireducens containing:
- a CDS encoding 1,4-dihydroxy-2-naphthoate polyprenyltransferase translates to MNEQPSRTRAWLMAARPHTLPAAASPVIVGIGMAFAADVFAPLPALAALLGAELIQIGTNFANDYFDAIKGADTDERDGFTRVTQSGLIPPQQVKLATMVTYGLAFLIGVYLVAVGGVPIVIIGLASILAGITYTGGPYPFGYHGLGDLFVFVFFGVVAVTGTYYVQAASLLAGAFPLGIPPGTITRDVIVASLPMGALNTAILVINNVRDIETDRATGKITLAVRLGYNGSRLEYLGLLAVTYLAPLYFLASGYGVTALLPLLTLPYAASVWRTVRTETTGDALDPALERTGKLLAMYAILFAIGVVL